One Ethanoligenens harbinense YUAN-3 genomic window carries:
- the pflB gene encoding formate C-acetyltransferase, which produces MSRQAWEGFCGGNWQDAVDVRDFIQQNYTPYTGDESFLAGPTARTQEVVRQLNDLLAKEQAAGGVLDVDTETVTTPTAYAPGYLDKEKDIIVGLQTDKPLRRGVNPFGGLRMTREACKAYGYQLSQKVEEEFRYRTTHNDGVFHAYTDEIRTARHCGIITGLPDAYGRGRIIGDYRRVALYGVDRLIEVKKADKKQMGERGMGEDNIRDLEELAKQIAALGALKEMAAQYGCNISGPAQNAKEAVQWLYFGYLASIKEQNGAAMSLGRTSTFLDIYFERDLRDGVLTEEQAQEIMDDFVVKLRLARHLRTPEYNELFGGDPMWITESVGGMGEDGRTLVTKSSYRMLHTLYNLGSSPEPNLTVLWSENLPAAFKRYTAKVSCDTDAIQYENDDVMRPKFGDDYAIACCVSAMRVGKDMQFFGARANLAKLLLMSLNGGRDERYGIQAGPVHAPYQGDYLDYDKVLELMDFYRPWLAHTYVSAMNIIHYMHDKYAYEAVQMAMHDTDVHRFMAFGIAGLSVLTDSLSAIKYARVRCIRDESGLIKDFETEGAYPAYGNDDDRVDSIAQEQVRLFFDALKQTPAYRGAEHTLSILTITSNVMYGKKTGSTPDGRKAGEPFAPGANPMHNRDKNGALASLNSVAKLSYDVCKDGISNTFSIVPQALGHEPEERYSNLVALLDGYFVQKAHHLNVNVLNREMLVDAYEHPEKYPNLTIRVSGYAVHFHKLSKEQQREVISRTFHEALAVPVHA; this is translated from the coding sequence ATGAGCAGACAGGCATGGGAAGGGTTTTGCGGCGGAAACTGGCAGGACGCCGTGGACGTGCGCGATTTCATCCAGCAGAACTACACCCCGTATACCGGGGACGAGTCTTTTTTGGCCGGGCCGACGGCCCGCACGCAGGAAGTGGTGCGCCAGCTCAACGACTTGCTGGCAAAAGAGCAGGCCGCGGGCGGCGTGCTGGACGTGGATACCGAGACCGTCACCACGCCGACGGCCTATGCGCCCGGCTATCTGGACAAAGAGAAGGACATTATCGTGGGCCTGCAAACGGACAAACCGCTGCGCCGCGGTGTCAACCCGTTCGGCGGCTTGCGCATGACGCGCGAAGCCTGCAAGGCGTACGGCTACCAGCTTTCGCAGAAGGTGGAGGAGGAATTCCGCTACCGTACTACTCATAACGACGGTGTGTTCCACGCCTACACCGACGAAATCCGCACGGCCCGGCACTGCGGCATCATCACCGGCCTGCCGGATGCCTACGGCCGCGGGCGTATCATCGGGGATTACCGCCGGGTGGCGCTCTACGGCGTGGACCGCCTCATCGAAGTCAAAAAGGCGGACAAAAAGCAGATGGGCGAGCGCGGCATGGGCGAAGACAACATCCGCGATCTTGAGGAACTGGCCAAACAGATCGCGGCGCTGGGCGCGCTCAAGGAGATGGCCGCCCAGTACGGCTGCAATATTTCCGGCCCGGCGCAAAACGCCAAAGAAGCTGTGCAGTGGCTGTATTTCGGCTATCTCGCGTCCATCAAGGAGCAGAACGGCGCGGCCATGAGCCTGGGGCGCACCAGCACGTTTTTGGACATCTATTTTGAACGTGACCTGCGCGACGGCGTGCTCACCGAGGAACAGGCGCAGGAAATCATGGACGACTTTGTGGTGAAGCTGCGGTTGGCCCGGCACCTCCGCACGCCGGAATACAATGAGCTGTTCGGCGGCGACCCGATGTGGATCACTGAGTCGGTGGGCGGCATGGGAGAAGACGGCCGTACGCTCGTCACCAAAAGCTCGTACCGCATGCTGCACACGCTGTATAACCTCGGTTCCTCGCCCGAGCCGAATCTCACAGTGCTGTGGTCGGAGAACCTGCCGGCGGCGTTCAAGCGCTACACGGCCAAGGTGTCCTGCGACACCGACGCCATCCAGTATGAGAACGACGATGTGATGCGCCCCAAATTCGGCGATGACTACGCCATCGCGTGCTGCGTGTCGGCCATGCGGGTGGGGAAGGACATGCAGTTCTTCGGTGCGCGCGCCAACCTGGCCAAGCTGCTGCTGATGAGTCTCAACGGCGGGCGGGACGAGCGCTACGGCATCCAGGCCGGGCCCGTGCACGCGCCGTATCAGGGGGACTACCTCGACTACGACAAGGTGTTGGAATTGATGGATTTCTACCGTCCGTGGCTTGCGCACACCTATGTCAGCGCCATGAACATCATCCACTATATGCATGATAAGTACGCCTACGAAGCCGTACAGATGGCGATGCACGACACGGATGTCCACCGTTTTATGGCGTTCGGCATCGCGGGGCTCTCGGTGCTGACGGATTCGCTTTCGGCCATCAAATATGCGCGCGTGCGCTGCATCCGCGACGAAAGCGGGCTCATCAAGGATTTCGAGACCGAGGGCGCATATCCGGCCTACGGCAACGACGACGACCGCGTGGACAGTATCGCGCAGGAGCAGGTGCGCCTGTTCTTTGATGCGCTCAAACAGACGCCGGCCTACCGCGGTGCGGAGCACACGCTTTCCATCCTCACCATCACCTCCAACGTGATGTACGGCAAAAAGACCGGCTCCACGCCGGACGGACGCAAAGCCGGCGAACCGTTCGCGCCCGGCGCCAACCCCATGCACAACCGCGACAAAAACGGCGCGCTCGCTTCGCTCAACTCGGTAGCTAAGCTTTCCTACGACGTCTGCAAGGACGGCATTTCCAACACGTTCTCCATCGTGCCGCAGGCGCTGGGGCATGAGCCGGAAGAACGCTACAGCAATCTGGTGGCGCTCCTCGACGGGTATTTTGTCCAGAAAGCGCACCATCTCAACGTGAACGTGCTCAACCGTGAGATGCTGGTGGACGCGTATGAGCACCCCGAAAAATATCCCAACCTGACCATCCGCGTTTCGGGGTATGCCGTGCATTTTCACAAGCTTTCCAAAGAGCAGCAGCGCGAAGTGATTTCCCGCACGTTCCATGAAGCGCTGGCGGTGCCGGTACACGCGTAA
- the yfmF gene encoding EF-P 5-aminopentanol modification-associated protein YfmF has translation MSTEKVHRKPLKEGVYFTSVHEDKFKYNHISLSFILPLRVETASLHALLPMVLRRGCRDHPDMTALNERLAELYGAQMDWDISKRGEMQIVTLYIEVLGDRYALGQEALLREGAALLRSVVFDPVFENAAFRATDVEIEKHNLIDIIRSKLNDKRAYAGYRLREEMCRGEAFGVNEYGSVEAVEAITPEALVCAWRSMLTRARAEVVFVGAGNAEGVCERFTEAFRKVLRDQPLVCETRVLRMPHGPVHETVERLPVTQAKLGLGFRAGVALPDADTDAAQLACTVLGGSPHALLFLNVREKLSLCYYCYARYERHKGLVFVESGVEEQNAEKARVEILKQLDALKAGAFSDDDLRFAVLSLQNSYKEVNDSLEGVAMWYLAQALAGRVRTPEQVAAAIAALSKEDVVRAASGIALDTVYLLAGEKEAE, from the coding sequence GTGTCTACGGAAAAGGTTCATCGAAAGCCACTGAAAGAGGGCGTCTATTTCACCTCGGTGCATGAGGACAAATTCAAATACAACCATATCTCCTTGAGTTTCATCCTGCCGTTGCGGGTGGAAACGGCTTCGCTCCATGCGCTGTTGCCGATGGTGCTGCGGCGGGGCTGTCGCGATCATCCGGACATGACGGCGCTCAACGAGAGGCTGGCGGAACTTTACGGCGCCCAGATGGACTGGGATATCTCCAAGCGTGGCGAGATGCAGATCGTCACGCTGTATATCGAGGTGCTGGGCGACCGCTATGCGCTCGGGCAGGAGGCGTTGCTCCGGGAGGGGGCGGCGTTGCTGCGCAGCGTGGTGTTCGACCCCGTGTTTGAAAACGCGGCGTTCCGCGCAACGGATGTGGAGATCGAAAAGCACAACCTGATCGACATCATCCGCTCCAAGCTCAACGACAAGCGCGCATACGCCGGCTACCGCCTGCGTGAGGAGATGTGCCGCGGCGAGGCGTTCGGTGTGAACGAATACGGCAGCGTGGAAGCGGTGGAAGCCATTACGCCCGAGGCGTTGGTGTGCGCGTGGCGGTCAATGCTCACCCGCGCCCGGGCTGAAGTGGTTTTTGTGGGCGCGGGCAATGCGGAGGGCGTGTGCGAACGGTTCACCGAAGCGTTCCGCAAGGTGCTGCGCGATCAGCCGCTTGTCTGCGAAACACGGGTGCTGCGCATGCCGCACGGCCCGGTGCACGAAACGGTGGAGCGCCTTCCGGTCACGCAGGCCAAGTTGGGGTTGGGCTTCCGCGCGGGCGTGGCCCTGCCGGACGCCGACACCGACGCCGCGCAGCTTGCCTGCACGGTGCTGGGCGGCTCGCCCCACGCGCTGCTGTTTTTGAACGTGCGAGAAAAACTGAGCCTGTGTTATTACTGCTACGCGCGGTATGAGCGGCACAAGGGTCTGGTGTTCGTCGAATCCGGCGTGGAGGAGCAGAACGCCGAAAAAGCGCGCGTGGAGATTCTTAAGCAGCTCGACGCGCTCAAAGCCGGCGCGTTTTCGGATGACGATCTGCGTTTTGCGGTGCTCAGTCTGCAGAATTCCTATAAAGAAGTCAACGATTCTTTGGAAGGTGTTGCCATGTGGTACCTGGCGCAGGCGCTGGCGGGCCGTGTCCGCACGCCGGAGCAGGTGGCCGCGGCTATCGCCGCGCTTTCCAAAGAGGATGTGGTGCGCGCTGCGTCCGGCATTGCGCTGGACACGGTCTACCTGCTTGCGGGCGAGAAGGAGGCGGAGTGA
- the lgt gene encoding prolipoprotein diacylglyceryl transferase, producing MNENIPVTFPGLGLSLPIHSTAFSIGGLEIKWYGILIAIGLLLAMWYAFRRCKDFGVSAEDLVDIIIISLICGVVGARLYYVIFYPSPYGVNPYFENPLSILMLRDGGLGIYGGVIGALVSAFIVCKVKKISVGAVFDIAGLGFPIGQAIGRWGNFFNREAYGAATNAWWRMAGVDPNNVNTGYQPCFFFESVWCILGFLILHFYSKSGRRKFNGEVFLLYVMWYGFGRFFIEGLRTDSLMIGNIRVSQLVAVLSFVIALCIILYKRMKLREVASEKEADYTPLFTEAAEAVEAERRKLANESDDAQPADADKTDASEPDGPKKEEE from the coding sequence ATGAATGAAAACATTCCGGTCACATTTCCGGGGCTTGGCCTTTCCCTTCCGATCCACTCGACCGCGTTTAGCATCGGCGGGCTTGAGATCAAATGGTACGGTATCCTCATCGCCATCGGTCTGCTGCTCGCCATGTGGTATGCGTTTCGGCGCTGCAAGGACTTCGGCGTCAGCGCGGAAGACCTGGTCGATATCATCATCATTTCCCTCATCTGCGGCGTGGTGGGCGCCCGTCTGTATTATGTGATCTTCTATCCGTCACCCTATGGCGTCAATCCGTATTTTGAGAACCCTCTCTCCATTTTGATGCTGCGCGACGGTGGGCTTGGCATCTACGGTGGTGTGATCGGCGCGCTCGTTTCAGCGTTCATCGTCTGCAAAGTGAAAAAGATCAGCGTAGGCGCGGTGTTCGACATCGCGGGGCTTGGTTTCCCCATCGGGCAGGCCATCGGCCGCTGGGGCAATTTTTTCAACCGCGAAGCCTACGGTGCGGCGACCAACGCATGGTGGCGCATGGCCGGGGTGGACCCGAACAATGTGAATACGGGCTACCAGCCCTGCTTTTTCTTTGAATCCGTCTGGTGCATCCTCGGGTTCTTGATTTTGCATTTCTATTCCAAATCCGGGCGCCGCAAGTTCAACGGCGAAGTTTTCCTGCTGTATGTGATGTGGTACGGCTTTGGGCGGTTTTTCATCGAGGGCCTGCGTACCGACAGCCTGATGATCGGCAATATCCGCGTGTCGCAGTTGGTGGCGGTGCTTTCGTTCGTCATCGCGCTCTGCATTATTCTTTATAAACGGATGAAGCTGCGTGAAGTCGCCTCCGAAAAAGAAGCGGATTATACGCCGCTGTTCACCGAAGCGGCCGAAGCGGTGGAAGCCGAGCGCAGGAAGCTGGCAAACGAATCAGACGATGCGCAGCCCGCCGATGCGGATAAAACGGATGCTTCCGAGCCGGACGGCCCGAAGAAAGAGGAGGAATAA
- the yfmH gene encoding EF-P 5-aminopentanol modification-associated protein YfmH → MEFTTITNERLGETVLYAKHPTGLDIFIAPKKGYASQYAIFGTRYGSIDNHFRVGDKDVTVPEGIAHFLEHKLFESEDGDAFSRYARTGASANAYTSFDRTCYLFSSTERFRESLEILLDFVQKPYFTEQTVQKEQGIIGQEIKMYEDDPGWRVMFNLLGALYHTHPVKIDIAGTTESISHITADLLYECYHAFYNLHNMALCVAGDVDPALVAELADKLLKDAPPSGVESLFEEEPDSVVKPRVEQRLSVSVPLFNLGFKDKPAAGKEAAAGEAVTSVLLEILSGSASPLYRRLYDEGLINTSFGTETFTGRSFGTVLFGGESRDPDAVAEAIFAEIDQLKQEGIDPAAFARAKKYTYGRLAAHYDRVDGVANAMAGLHFLGMGPFDMVEAVAQVTEDDVQNRLETVLRRENAALSVILPVQAEPVS, encoded by the coding sequence ATGGAATTCACCACCATTACAAACGAGCGGCTGGGCGAAACGGTGCTGTATGCCAAACATCCCACCGGCCTGGATATCTTCATCGCGCCCAAAAAGGGCTATGCGTCCCAATATGCCATCTTCGGCACGCGCTACGGCTCCATCGACAACCATTTCCGCGTGGGCGATAAAGATGTGACGGTGCCGGAGGGCATCGCGCATTTCCTTGAGCACAAGCTGTTTGAGAGCGAGGATGGCGACGCGTTTTCGCGCTACGCCCGTACGGGCGCGAGCGCCAACGCCTATACCTCGTTCGACCGTACCTGCTACCTGTTTTCCAGCACCGAGCGGTTCAGGGAATCCCTTGAGATTTTGCTGGATTTCGTGCAGAAGCCGTATTTCACCGAGCAGACCGTGCAGAAAGAGCAGGGCATCATCGGGCAGGAGATCAAAATGTATGAGGATGATCCCGGCTGGCGGGTGATGTTCAACCTTCTGGGGGCGCTTTATCACACGCACCCGGTGAAGATCGACATCGCCGGCACCACCGAATCCATTTCGCACATCACCGCCGACCTGCTCTACGAGTGCTACCATGCGTTTTACAACCTGCACAACATGGCGCTTTGCGTGGCGGGGGACGTGGACCCCGCGCTTGTGGCCGAGCTGGCCGATAAGCTGCTCAAGGACGCGCCGCCCAGCGGGGTGGAAAGTCTGTTCGAGGAGGAGCCGGACAGCGTGGTGAAGCCCCGTGTGGAGCAGCGCCTGTCGGTTTCGGTGCCGCTGTTCAACCTCGGGTTCAAAGATAAACCGGCCGCGGGCAAAGAGGCTGCCGCAGGTGAGGCTGTCACGTCCGTGCTGCTGGAAATTTTGTCCGGCAGCGCTTCGCCGCTTTACCGCAGGCTGTATGATGAGGGACTCATCAACACCAGCTTCGGCACCGAGACTTTCACCGGGCGCAGCTTCGGTACGGTACTGTTCGGCGGCGAATCGCGCGACCCCGACGCGGTGGCCGAAGCAATCTTCGCGGAAATCGACCAGCTCAAACAGGAAGGAATCGACCCGGCGGCGTTCGCCCGCGCCAAAAAATACACCTACGGCCGTCTGGCGGCGCATTACGACCGGGTGGACGGTGTGGCCAACGCCATGGCGGGCCTGCATTTCCTGGGCATGGGCCCGTTCGACATGGTGGAAGCCGTCGCGCAGGTGACGGAGGACGACGTCCAAAACCGGCTGGAAACCGTCCTGCGGCGGGAAAACGCGGCGCTGTCGGTCATTCTGCCGGTGCAGGCCGAACCGGTATCCTGA
- the obgE gene encoding GTPase ObgE — translation MFVDTAKILLKAGNGGNGCVSFRREKYVAAGGPDGGDGGKGGDILFEVDDNLSTLSDFRYRRKYAAENGESGKPKKSFGRRGKPLVIKVPRGTLIKDEATGKLLHDMSDDKPYVAVQGGKGGWGNCHFATPTRQVPRFAKSGVPGEEREVRLELKLLADVGLLGFPNVGKSTLLSTVSEAKPVIGNYPFTTLSPVLGVVRMGESSFVMADIPGLIEGASAGVGLGHDFLRHVERCRLLVHVVDVSGSEGRDPVQDFETINAELAGYSPELAERPQIVAANKCDIADEEAVAHFRRYIEQKGLVFFPISAATKDGVAPLLQAVAAKLAALPPIKTFAAEELPKEDYEQKADREITVTEHDGVYFVEGKWLLNVIGSVNFDDYESLQYFQRVLRNSGVIDKLVEAGIEEGDTVSIYDVEFDYVG, via the coding sequence ATGTTCGTCGATACAGCAAAAATCCTGCTCAAAGCAGGCAACGGCGGAAACGGCTGCGTGTCGTTCCGGCGGGAAAAATACGTGGCGGCCGGCGGACCGGACGGCGGCGACGGCGGCAAGGGCGGCGACATCCTTTTTGAGGTAGACGACAACCTCTCCACCCTGTCGGATTTCCGCTATCGGCGCAAATACGCGGCCGAAAACGGCGAAAGCGGCAAGCCGAAAAAGAGCTTCGGGCGGCGCGGCAAGCCGCTTGTCATCAAAGTGCCGCGCGGAACGCTCATCAAAGACGAGGCCACCGGCAAGCTGCTGCATGATATGTCGGATGACAAACCGTATGTCGCCGTGCAGGGCGGCAAGGGCGGCTGGGGCAACTGCCACTTTGCCACGCCCACCCGCCAGGTGCCGCGTTTTGCCAAAAGCGGCGTGCCTGGTGAAGAACGCGAGGTGCGTCTGGAACTCAAGCTGCTGGCGGACGTCGGTCTGCTCGGTTTTCCCAACGTCGGCAAATCCACGCTGCTCTCAACGGTGAGCGAAGCGAAGCCCGTCATCGGCAACTACCCGTTCACCACACTCTCTCCGGTGCTGGGCGTGGTGCGCATGGGCGAAAGCTCGTTCGTGATGGCGGACATTCCCGGCCTGATTGAGGGTGCGAGCGCAGGCGTGGGGCTGGGGCACGATTTCCTGCGCCATGTGGAGCGCTGCCGCCTGCTGGTGCATGTGGTGGACGTTTCCGGCAGCGAGGGGCGCGACCCCGTGCAGGATTTTGAAACCATCAACGCCGAGCTGGCGGGCTACAGCCCTGAGTTGGCCGAGCGCCCACAAATCGTGGCGGCCAATAAATGCGACATTGCCGACGAAGAAGCCGTGGCGCATTTCCGCCGCTACATTGAGCAAAAAGGGCTGGTGTTCTTCCCCATCTCGGCCGCCACCAAAGACGGAGTGGCCCCTCTGCTGCAGGCCGTGGCCGCCAAACTGGCCGCGCTGCCGCCCATCAAAACGTTCGCGGCCGAAGAGCTGCCGAAAGAAGATTACGAGCAGAAGGCCGACCGGGAGATCACCGTCACCGAGCACGACGGCGTTTATTTCGTGGAGGGCAAATGGCTGCTTAACGTCATTGGCTCGGTCAATTTCGACGATTATGAATCGCTCCAGTATTTCCAGCGCGTGCTGCGCAACAGCGGCGTGATCGACAAATTGGTGGAAGCGGGCATTGAAGAAGGCGACACCGTGAGCATCTACGACGTGGAGTTCGATTATGTTGGCTGA
- a CDS encoding YitT family protein, whose protein sequence is MNSGKSMNVAGRFPLRELVKDGVFFTVGTFLYSIGVSVFTVPNRIAPGGVTGLSTILHYLIHTSVGTMILVLNIPLFILAFRFLGKRFVMKTVFCTVLVSVFTDILSLPFVPKYTDNPILAALYGGVLSGAGLGMVFLRGGTSGGSDVLSRLLRLKWPYVPMGRMLLTIDFCVISLSALVFWNVNVALYAIVVEFTSSRVIDSLLYGADNGRMALIISDQYREIAAAIRTDLNRGVTLFKGQGSYTGREHEIILCAVRRTQAAKLRVLVRRIDPKAFVILCSADEVLGQGFKPLRQAD, encoded by the coding sequence ATGAACAGCGGAAAATCCATGAACGTGGCGGGCAGGTTCCCGCTGCGCGAACTGGTCAAGGACGGGGTGTTTTTCACCGTTGGCACGTTTCTTTACTCCATCGGCGTATCGGTCTTCACCGTGCCCAACCGCATCGCGCCCGGCGGTGTGACGGGCCTGTCCACCATCCTGCATTATCTCATCCATACGTCCGTCGGTACGATGATCCTGGTGCTGAACATCCCCCTGTTCATCCTGGCGTTCCGTTTCCTTGGCAAACGGTTCGTAATGAAGACCGTGTTCTGCACCGTACTGGTATCGGTCTTCACCGACATCCTCAGCCTGCCGTTCGTACCCAAATATACGGACAACCCCATTCTCGCTGCGCTGTATGGCGGCGTGCTTTCGGGCGCAGGGTTGGGCATGGTCTTCCTGCGCGGCGGCACCAGCGGCGGCTCCGATGTGCTCAGCCGCCTGCTGCGCCTGAAATGGCCGTATGTGCCGATGGGCCGGATGCTGCTCACCATTGATTTCTGCGTGATCTCGCTTTCCGCCTTGGTATTCTGGAACGTGAATGTTGCGTTGTATGCCATCGTGGTGGAATTTACCTCCTCACGCGTGATCGACAGCCTCCTCTACGGAGCGGACAACGGCCGTATGGCTCTCATCATCTCCGACCAGTATCGGGAGATCGCGGCGGCGATACGCACCGACCTCAACCGGGGCGTCACCTTGTTCAAAGGGCAGGGCTCCTACACCGGCAGGGAACACGAGATCATCCTGTGCGCCGTGCGGAGAACACAGGCGGCCAAACTGCGTGTGCTGGTGCGCCGCATCGATCCCAAAGCGTTCGTCATCCTGTGCAGCGCCGACGAAGTATTGGGGCAGGGTTTCAAGCCGCTCAGGCAGGCAGACTAG
- a CDS encoding Mini-ribonuclease 3: protein MLADLFDTPLSPTHAAQFSPLALAFIGDAVYELLARGQVLAGGSAPVGKLHHRTVGFVRADAQAQAAHVLLPLLDEAEIAVLRRGRNANTAHVAKHADPIDYRYATGLEALFGYLYLTGRTDRLRQLFALIIKEKEAAAGTT from the coding sequence ATGTTGGCTGACCTGTTTGACACGCCGCTCTCCCCCACCCATGCGGCGCAGTTCAGCCCGCTCGCCCTTGCCTTCATCGGCGACGCGGTCTATGAACTGCTGGCCAGAGGGCAGGTGCTTGCCGGCGGCAGCGCGCCGGTGGGCAAGCTTCACCACCGCACGGTGGGCTTCGTGCGTGCGGACGCACAGGCACAGGCGGCGCACGTTTTGCTGCCGCTGCTGGATGAAGCGGAAATCGCCGTGCTGCGGCGGGGGCGCAACGCCAACACCGCCCATGTGGCCAAGCACGCCGACCCCATCGACTACCGCTACGCCACGGGGCTGGAAGCATTGTTCGGCTACCTCTATCTCACCGGCCGCACCGACAGGCTGCGGCAGTTGTTTGCGCTTATTATAAAGGAAAAAGAAGCGGCTGCCGGGACAACCTGA
- a CDS encoding glycosyltransferase family 4 protein: MKVAYFCDTFAPQINGVSTTLEKLQLYAMKNNIETVFLVPEYPGPQKQDKNVYRFLSFPLLFYKECRIVIPPVFKAEKILDEFKPDVIHAYSEFGISLAAMRYAKKKNIPIVSSYTSNFNSYLHYYNMDIVSPILETYLNWFHNSCELTFCPSERTKEYLFQKDIRRVDIMRRGVDGNRFNPGFRSESFRKKAGAKDGALLFTYVGRISPEKDLDILMESIRAIKAAYGDHAAFAIVGDGPSLQEVKQKLGKLAHFTGFLKGEDLSVAYASSDVFVFPSTTETFGNVVLEGMCSGLPAIVPNAGGVVEIVTHGQDGLIVPPRDSAAFTDAMKQFLNSPHLRLAMRDRALQTAKSRSWECVFEQLFDRYAQLMEDKIG; encoded by the coding sequence ATGAAAGTCGCTTACTTTTGTGATACGTTTGCCCCCCAGATCAACGGCGTATCCACCACGCTGGAAAAACTGCAGCTCTACGCGATGAAAAACAACATTGAAACTGTTTTTCTGGTGCCGGAATATCCCGGCCCGCAGAAACAGGATAAAAATGTGTACCGGTTTTTATCGTTTCCGCTGCTTTTCTATAAAGAGTGCCGCATCGTCATCCCACCGGTCTTCAAGGCGGAGAAGATCCTGGACGAATTCAAGCCCGATGTCATTCACGCCTACAGTGAGTTCGGCATTTCGCTGGCGGCCATGCGCTATGCGAAAAAGAAAAACATTCCCATCGTTTCTTCCTATACCAGCAACTTCAATTCCTATCTGCATTACTACAACATGGACATCGTCAGCCCTATTCTGGAGACTTACCTCAACTGGTTCCATAACAGCTGCGAGCTGACGTTCTGCCCCTCCGAGCGCACGAAGGAATACCTGTTCCAGAAAGACATCCGCCGGGTGGACATTATGCGCCGCGGCGTGGACGGCAACCGCTTTAACCCCGGTTTCCGCAGCGAATCGTTTCGCAAAAAAGCGGGCGCGAAGGATGGCGCCCTGCTCTTTACATATGTGGGCCGTATCTCGCCCGAAAAAGACCTCGATATCCTGATGGAGAGCATCCGTGCGATCAAGGCCGCCTACGGCGACCACGCGGCGTTCGCCATCGTGGGCGACGGGCCTTCTCTGCAAGAGGTAAAGCAGAAGCTCGGCAAGCTGGCGCATTTCACCGGTTTCCTGAAAGGGGAAGACCTTTCGGTGGCCTATGCGTCCTCCGATGTGTTTGTTTTTCCTTCCACGACCGAGACATTCGGCAATGTGGTGCTTGAGGGCATGTGCTCCGGGCTGCCCGCTATTGTGCCGAATGCGGGCGGTGTGGTGGAGATTGTCACGCACGGACAGGATGGCCTGATCGTGCCGCCGCGCGACAGCGCCGCTTTTACAGACGCCATGAAGCAGTTTTTGAATTCTCCCCACCTGCGCCTGGCCATGCGCGACCGCGCGCTGCAAACCGCCAAGAGCCGCTCGTGGGAGTGTGTGTTTGAGCAGCTCTTTGACCGCTACGCGCAGTTGATGGAAGACAAGATCGGCTGA
- the pflA gene encoding pyruvate formate-lyase-activating protein — MDGTPINTAEAGRGTGITGRVHSFQSLGAVDGPGLRAVVFMQGCPLRCAYCHNPDTWLADGGEETTAQALFEKILRYRPYFGKTGGVTVSGGEPLLQWRFVAGLFSLLREAGVHTALDTSGVGDPAGARAVLAHTSLVLCDLKFTTEEAYARYCGGSLRAVLAFLRQTAELGVPLWLRHVVVPGLTDGETHIRALAALARQFPNLERLELLPFQILCQTKYDALGIPFPLQGYPPCPEQTIRALYRVLEEEHIPTGAH; from the coding sequence ATGGACGGCACACCGATCAATACGGCGGAAGCAGGGCGGGGAACGGGCATCACCGGGCGCGTCCACTCGTTCCAGAGCCTCGGCGCGGTAGACGGCCCCGGCCTGCGCGCGGTGGTCTTCATGCAGGGCTGTCCGCTGCGCTGCGCCTATTGCCATAACCCGGACACCTGGCTTGCGGACGGCGGCGAGGAAACGACGGCGCAGGCGCTCTTTGAAAAGATTCTGCGTTACCGCCCCTATTTCGGCAAAACCGGCGGCGTCACCGTATCGGGCGGCGAGCCGCTGCTGCAGTGGCGTTTTGTGGCGGGGCTGTTCAGCCTCCTGCGGGAAGCGGGTGTCCACACGGCGCTTGATACCTCCGGTGTCGGCGACCCGGCCGGCGCGCGCGCCGTACTCGCCCACACCTCTTTGGTACTCTGCGATCTGAAATTCACCACCGAAGAGGCGTATGCGCGTTATTGCGGCGGCAGCCTGCGGGCGGTCCTCGCGTTTCTGCGGCAGACCGCGGAGCTGGGCGTGCCGCTGTGGCTCCGGCATGTGGTGGTGCCGGGCCTCACCGATGGGGAAACGCATATCCGCGCGCTGGCCGCGCTTGCGCGGCAGTTCCCCAATCTGGAAAGGCTTGAGTTGCTGCCGTTCCAGATACTTTGCCAGACCAAATACGACGCGCTGGGCATCCCGTTCCCGTTGCAGGGATATCCGCCCTGCCCGGAGCAGACCATCCGGGCGCTGTATCGCGTGCTTGAGGAAGAACACATCCCTACGGGCGCGCATTGA